TCACTCCTAACTCCTTGAATATAGCACAATTTCTCAAAAACCACGAAGAAAAAACCGTTCCTGTCTAGATTTAATTACAAATGTAACGCTTCAACAAAAAGGGAGGATAAATGATGGATAACCAATATTTCGTAGGTTGGGGTACACTGGCATTGATAAATGCTGGACTTGCGCAAGGCAAGAATAGGACGGGTTTAAACTGGTTTTTGCTTACGCTTATATTAGGCCCTTTAGCAACATTAATTTTGTTACTTGTTGAAAAAAGAGAACCGCAGTAGTAATTATTCTATTTTTGAAAAGAGATAGAAACATCAGATTTTCTATACACCCTTGTTTCCCGATTGTAATGTTTGTAATACAACTGCAAAAGAGGCGCCATTGATTACCTAATGATTTTATAGTCGATTTCTAGTAAGCTTATAACAGACAACAAGAAAGGAATGATTCAGTAATGTTGAAAAAAAGTATCGTGTTGTTCTTTGGGATGATGATGATTGCGCTGCCAGCATCTGCAGCTAACTATACAGTAAAAAGTGGGGACACGCTTTGGGCGATTGCCTCTAAAAATCAAATCGGTCTAAGTGAATTAATTGCATTAAACCCTACATTAAAAGATCCGGACATGATTCATGTCGGAGATGAAATTATAATTTCGCAAAATGAACAACAAGCAGTAGAAGAGCAAGTCGTAAGCCTCGTGAACAAAGAACGTGCGAAAGAAGGCTTAGCCCCACTTTCGATGGATTGGGAGCTAGCACGTGTGGCAAAATATAAATCACAAGACATGAACGACAAAAATTATTTCAGTCATACAAGTCCAACATATGGCTCTCCATTTGATATGATGAAAAATTTCGGTATCAGCTATAATGCAGCCGGTGAAAATATTGCAAAAGGTCAAACATCTGCTGCGCAAGTAATGGAAGCATGGATGAATAGCTCAGGTCACCGAGCAAACATTATGGATGCGAAATTTACGCATATTGGTGTAGGCTACGTTGAAGATGGTAACCACTGGACACAAATGTTTATTAAAAAATAAAACACCTCAAATTGAAAAGCCGTTCAACTTTTACGATAACTAAAAGTTGAACGGCTTTATTTTTATGTCTACTTAATTGAGGAGAATCTTATTTTACGCCTGGCACCCAACCGACATTACGTTTCATTCGAATCATTAAAGGCTCTGGAATAATATTATCGCGACTCATATCCATTTCCGTAATCACTGGTTCACCAGCTACTACTTTTTCTACCCAGTGTGGCTCGATTAATAGCTCACGGCCAAGTGCGAGTAAATCAGCACCTGTTGACATCGCTTCTTTCGCATCTTCTGGTGAAAAAATCGAACCGACGCCGACAAGCGGTACACGCTCCCCAATGACACGTTTTAAAATGGTAATTCGGTTTTCTTTTTCACCGCTATAACGACGCGCTTCTGCACGGAAATCACCTAATGAAATGTGTAGGTAATCGAGCTTTTCATCTGCTAAACGGTCTACAAGCTGAACCGTTTCATCTAATGTGATGCCGTCTTCCTCAGGCTCTTCTGGGCTAAAACGATAGCCAACGATAAATTGGTCATCCGCGTATTGCGCTTTTGCGCGGTTTACAGAGTCGATAATTGCTAATAAGAAAGTCATGCGTTTTTCAACAGAGCCACCATAGCGGTCTGTGCGTTTATTTGTAAAGCCTGAGAAGAATTGTTGTAATAAATACGTATTGGCACCGTGAATCTCTACACCGTCAAATCCTGCTTGAATTGCGCGACGTGTTGTTTCACCAAATGCAATTATGATTTCCTCAATTTCTTCGACCGTTAAAGCGCGTGCCACACCGCCATCAGCTGCTATTGTTTCACTTGCGCTTACGATATCGCCATTAGGTACAAGATTACGTCCTACTTGGCGACCGCCGTGCTGGATTTGTAAAATGGCCTTAGCCCCACCATCATGAATCGCATCAGCAATACGTTTTAAGCTTGGAATAAATTCATCGCTATGCCCCGAAATTTGACCTGGGAAGGCTTTCCCATTAGGAATCACGTAAGCACATGCTGTAATCACGGCACCGACGCCATATGAGCGCTCACGGTAATATGTAATCTCCGCATCGGATACGGTATCATCCGCATTTGCTGAGTAAGTTGTCATTGGTGCCATCATGTAACGATTTCGAATCGTGACGCCATTTTTAAAAGTAAATGGTGTTAAATAAGTTGTCATTTTGTTCACTCCCTCTAAAATAAGAGTAAGTTTCTCGGATTTAAAAGTCAAAGATTGTGTTTTATTAGAGCTTCCTTTCAATATTAGAATGTATCAATAGGGAAGAATTTAATGGATTATTTATGCAAATAACATTGTTTTTAAGGATTTATTGGAATTTAATGTAATGGATGTTAAAATGACATAAAAAGTAGACCTAACAGATTTTCTAAAAGTATTTAGTATAAATAGGTAGGAGCGATAATTACATATGAAAATTTGTTCGGATTTTGCAGAAATAATACCGATTGAGCAAGAATGGAATGGAAAATTACATAAATTTGATCAGGACTCTTCGCCGAAAGCTTGGGAAATGTATAGTAAGTATTATAATAATTTCGATGCTTTAAAAAATCCTTCTTTAAATAAAAATAGACTGATATCAGTAGCTACAGAAAGAAACATAAATTTTAAAGTAGCAGGAGATTGCTCATTTAATTTTAATCCTATTAAAGAAAAGTGCTTTAAATCTATTATTGGAGATAATCAGAATGTATTAGATCAATTAGCAGAATGCTGCAAAATGCATCATTCGTTATATAATTTCGACTTAATGCCGGTGACCGGGGGCTTAAATAATATGAAGGGAAAATTAAAATACGGCGGTAAAAATAAAATTGTAAAAGTACATATGTCAAGAAATGCACCTAAAAACGGTCACCTAGACAGATTAGATACTTATATCTATTTTTTAGATTTTTCAATGAGCCGGATGAAGGAATTAAAAGATTGTAGGGATTTGAAAATGATAGGAGAGTTTTATAATAATAGTATTTTTACGTTTTCCATGAACACTGAAAATTTTTCACTGTTGTATGAAATCATAGGAAATTATTCATCTATTTATTCGTATTGTGAGACATTTTATAATCTTAAAGATAAAAAATTTATCGACAAGCTTATTACAAATGGGGGAAAACCTATAGAAACTGTAGAGGATGTAAAAAATTATATGGATTTAGCAAATGAGTTTTGGCGTATTAAAAAACAGTTTTTAGAGAATAAAGGATGTATTAGTTAACTGGAAAATCTGATTATAGTTACAGCTTTCCCAATAGCTAGTTTTGAACAAATAGCTGTATCCATATTACTTAACATTTAAAAATGTACTAATTAAAACGGACTAGAGAAAGGGGTATTCATGTGAAGAAAATTTTATTGTTGGTGTTGGCGATATTATCAATCACGCTATTTACAACGCAAGCTCATGCAGAAACTAAAAAGTTTTCAGATTTATCAACGAAAAATACACATTACGAAAGCATTATGAAAGTTATGAACCAAGGTTTAATGAATGGCTTTTCAGATGGAACTTTTCGACCCAATGATTTAATTTTAAGGAGACAGGTCGCAGTTATTATAGATAAGGAATTCCCGCAGTTA
The sequence above is a segment of the Solibacillus sp. FSL H8-0523 genome. Coding sequences within it:
- a CDS encoding CAP domain-containing protein, whose amino-acid sequence is MLKKSIVLFFGMMMIALPASAANYTVKSGDTLWAIASKNQIGLSELIALNPTLKDPDMIHVGDEIIISQNEQQAVEEQVVSLVNKERAKEGLAPLSMDWELARVAKYKSQDMNDKNYFSHTSPTYGSPFDMMKNFGISYNAAGENIAKGQTSAAQVMEAWMNSSGHRANIMDAKFTHIGVGYVEDGNHWTQMFIKK
- a CDS encoding NADH-dependent flavin oxidoreductase, with the translated sequence MTTYLTPFTFKNGVTIRNRYMMAPMTTYSANADDTVSDAEITYYRERSYGVGAVITACAYVIPNGKAFPGQISGHSDEFIPSLKRIADAIHDGGAKAILQIQHGGRQVGRNLVPNGDIVSASETIAADGGVARALTVEEIEEIIIAFGETTRRAIQAGFDGVEIHGANTYLLQQFFSGFTNKRTDRYGGSVEKRMTFLLAIIDSVNRAKAQYADDQFIVGYRFSPEEPEEDGITLDETVQLVDRLADEKLDYLHISLGDFRAEARRYSGEKENRITILKRVIGERVPLVGVGSIFSPEDAKEAMSTGADLLALGRELLIEPHWVEKVVAGEPVITEMDMSRDNIIPEPLMIRMKRNVGWVPGVK